In the Treponema maltophilum ATCC 51939 genome, NNNNNNNNNNNNNNNNNNNNNNNNNNNNNNNNNNNNNNNNNNNNNNNNNNNNNNNNNNNNNNNNNNNNNNNNNNNNNNNNNNNNNNNNNNNNNNNNNNNNNNNNNNNNNNNNNNNNNNNNNNNNNNNNNNNNNNNNNNNNNNNNNNNNNNNNNNNNNNNNNNNNNNNNNNNNNNNNNNNNNNNNNNNNNNNNNNNNNNNNNNNNNNNNNNNNNNNNNNNNNNNNNNNNNNNNNNNNNNNNNNNNNNNNNNNNNNNNNNNNNNNNNNNNNNNNNNNNNNNNNNNNNNNNNNNNNNNNNNNNNNNNNNNNNNNNNNNNNNNNNNNNNNNNNNNNNNNNNNNNNNNNNNNNNNNNNNNNNNNNNNNNNNNNNNNNNNNNNNNNNNNNNNNNNNNNNNNNNNNNNNNNNNNNNNNNNNNNNNNNNNNNNNNNNNNNNNNNNNNNNNNNNNNNNNNNNNNNNNNNNNNNNNNNNNNNNNNNNNNNNNNNNNNNNNNNNNNNNNNNNNNNNNNNNNNNNNNNNNNNNNNNNNNNNNNNNNNNNNNNNNNNNNNNNNNNNNNNNNNNNNNNNNNNNNNNNNNNNNNNNNNNNNNNNNNNNNNNNNNNNNNNNNNNNNNNNNNNNNNNNNNNNNNNNNNNNNNNNNNNNNNNNNNNNNNNNNNNNNNNNNNNNNNNNNNNNNNNNNNNNNNNNNNNNNNNNNNNNNNNNNNNNNNNNNNNNNNNNNNNNNNNNNNNNNNNNNNNNNNNNNNNNNNNNNNNNNNNNNNNNNNNNNNNNNNNNNNNNNNNNNNNNNNNNNNNNNNNNNNNNNNNNNNNNNNNNNNNNNNNNNNNNNNNNNNNNNNNNNNNNNNNNNNNNNNNNNNNNNNNNNNNNNNNNNNNNNNNNNNNNNNNNNNNNNNNNNNNNNNNNNNNNNNNNNNNNNNNNNNNNNNNNNNNNNNNNNNNNNNNNNNNNNNNNNNNNNNNNNNNNNNNNNNNNNNNNNNNNNNNNNNNNNNNNNNNNNNNNNNNNNNNNNNNNNNNNNNNNNNNNNNNNNNNNNNNNNNNNNNNNNNNNNNNNNNNNNNNNNNNNNNNNNNNNNNNNNNNNNNNNNNNNNNNNNNNNNNNNNNNNNNNNNNNNNNNNNNNNNNNNNNNNNNNNNNNNNNNNNNNNNNNNNNNNNNNNNNNNNNNNNNNNNNNNNNNNNNNNNNNNNNNNNNNNNNNNNNNNNNNNNNNNNNNNNNNNNNNNNNNNNNNNNNNNNNNNNNNNNNNNNNNNNNNNNNNNNNNNNNNNNNNNNNNNNNNNNNNNNNNNNNNNNTCAGGCTACAAAGTCGACACGTGGACAATAACCCCCGCTTCCGCACTGCAAGAGGGCGGCACAGCCGGAAGTACGACTGCAAAAGTAAAGATAACTGCAAACGCAAATGTGAACGTTACCTTTAAATCACTTTACGAGCCGGTGGCTTTCGGAGAAAACGGTACGAATTTGGACACCTATCTTAAAAATACCGCACCGCATACAGACGGAATCTATTACATAAAAGTAACCGGACTTACGGCAGAAAACTTAGAGGGAGATAGTTACTTTCCTCCCAAATCGAGCGCACTCGGAGAAATACTAAAGGGTAACCCGACTAAAAAGTTTGCTCTTAAATTGGAAGAAATACCCTATCTTACCGATATGACCGCCTGCTTTTTCAACTGCACAAACCTTATTCAAGTTCCGACGATTCCGAACGGCGTTACCAAGATGGAAGACTGCTTTGAAAGCTGCACAAGCCTTACGCAAGCTCCGGTGATTCCAAACGGCGTTACCCAGATGAGAGGCTGCTTTTCCGGCTGNNNNNNNNNNNNNNNNNNNNNNNNNNNNNNNNNNNNNNNNNNNNNNNNNNNNNNNNNNNNNNNNNNNNNNNNNNNNNNNNNNNNNNNNNNNNNNNNNNNNNNNNNNNNNNNNNNNNNNNNNNNNNNNNNNNNNNNNNNNNNNNNNNNNNNNNNNNNNNNNNNNNNNNNNNNNNNNNNNNNNNNNNNNNNNNNNNNNNNNNNNNNNNNNNNNNNNNNNNNNNNNNNNNNNNNNNNNNNNNNNNNNNNNNNNNNNNNNNNNNNNNNNNNNNNNNNNNNNNNNNNNNNNNNNNNNNNNNNNNNNNNNNNNNNNNNNNNNNNNNNNNNNNNNNNNNNNNNNNNNNNNNNNNNNNNNNNNNNNNNNNNNNNNNNNNNNNNNNNNNNNNNNNNNNNNNNNNNNNNNNNNNNNNNNNNNNNNNNNNNNNNNNNNNNNNNNNNNNNNNNNNNNNNNNNNNNNNNNNNNNNNNNNNNNNNNNNNNNNNNNNNNNNNNNNNNNNNNNNNNNNNNNNNNNNNNNNNNNNNNNNNNNNNNNNNNNNNNNNNNNNNNNNNNNNNNNNNNNNNNNNNNNNNNNNNNNNNNNNNNNNNNNNNNNNNNNNNNNNNNNNNNNNNNNNNNNNNNNNNNNNNNNNNNNNNNNNNNNNNNNNNNNNNNNNNNNNNNNNNNNNNNNNNNNNNNNNNNNNNNNNNNNNNNNNNNNNNNNNNNNNNNNNNNNNNNNNNNNNNNNNNNNNNNNNNNNNNNNNNNNNNNNNNNNNNNNNNNNNNNNNNNNNNNNNNNNNNNNNNNNNNNNNNNNNNNNNNNNNNNNNNNNNNNNNNNNNNNNNNNNNNNNNNNNNNNNNNNNNNNNNNNNNNNNNNNNNNNNNNNNNNNNNNNNNNNNNNNNNNNNNNNNNNNNNNNNNNNNNNNNNNNNNNNNNNNNNNNNNNNAGTTGCTTTGAGAACTGCAAAAATATTACGGCTGTCACGCTAAAGTGCAATTATGTTAAGGATAAGTTTGACCATGCTTTCTTGGGTTGCACAAAACTGACAGCAGGCAGCATAAAAGTGCCGGCGTGGCAGCTACAAACGTATAGGAATAATGCCACCACAATGGATGCGCAGGCAAACTGGTTTATTGCGGAGTAAACAGTCGGCAGGGCCGGCGACGGAACGGATGATTCAAGGTTTTATCGCCGGCCTGCGGTTTTGCGTTCAGCGAAACCGTGTAGTATAGTGCGGTACGGCCGCCGGTCGCTAAAAATACCGAGCGGCGGCAAACATCGCAAAAGGTACAACCGGCAAAAAAATGCGGAAATAATTTTAAGGAAGGACACCAAATATGAAAAAAGAATATTCAATCAAACTAAAATTTTGCCGAAATGGCAATGAACCCGATAATACGCTTTTCGGTACCGACTCGGCTTATATGTCTCCTAGTGCTTACAAGGAAATTTTTGGAACAACCCTAGCCGGAACAAACAGAGAAAATCGGTTTATAAAAATATCGCACAATAATAATTCTATTTACCGAATTTTACGAGGCGTTCCGCATAACATTCTTTCAAAAGACATTATCTATATGGACAGCGACGGAAAGAATATCCTTAACAACTACAGCGACAGCGATGATAAAAATGATAAGATTGAACTGGAAATAACTCCTGTTTCGTGGTTTTCATTCTATTGGCATACTTCAAATATAATGACCCGAATTTCTTTTAAAACCGGAGTTTATTCAATCATTCTCGGACTCATTTCACTCGGCCTTTCCGTGTGGCAAATGTTTTTTAGGTAACGGGTTAGGGATAGAAGCGGTGGGGTTGTCCAAAAACTGCAGTTTTTGGACAACCCCGGAGCGGATAGCCCGACCCGCCGCAGGCGGGGAACCCCCTAAAAAAAACGAAACGTACGATGTAATTAAGACTTGGCATTGACGTACGCTATAATGTACCTTATCTTAAAAATAGTAAACATTAAGTTATATGAAATTATGTGTTGGTTTTAATGATTGAGAGATGATTTTTTTATAAAATATTGTATACTATGAGAAATAGATGGAAGGTGTGATAAACAGTTCGGCAGAAATTCAGCCTCACTGTTTATCTGCCGAGTTTGCCTTTCGGCAAACGTTGCATTATGAGAGGTACCTATGTCGGAATTAGCTTTTAAGCAACTTTCAGCACAAGTTGATATGCTTTCTTATACTGAGAAAATTAAATTACTTGATAAGATAGTACGGACTTTACACAGACCCGTAAAAACTCATAAAAGAGAATTCTCAGACTTTAATGCGGTTTTCGGTTTGTGGAAAGACAGACATCTTTCTGTTGAGGAAATAAGAAGCAAGTCTTGGGGGCGTTCTTAATGATTTATCTTTGTGATACTTGCGTTCTTATAGACTATCTTCGTGGAAAAACCGAAGTTCAGCAAAAACTTGAGCAAGACAAAGGACTGGGTTTGGGAATGTCTTCTATTACTTATATGGAGTTAATGGTTGGTGCTTTGAACAAGCGGGAAGTCGGCATTATAAAAAAAGCTTTTTCGGATTTTGAAATTGTAGAAATTTCTGAATTTATTTCTGTAAAAGCCGGAACTCTGATTGAAAAGTATGCTAAAAGTCATGGTCTTTTGATTCCGGATGCCTTGATTGGTGCTACTGCATTAGAATTGGGATTGCCTTTGTATACTACGAATATCAAAGACTTTCAGTTTATTCCTGATTTGGCTTTGGTGTAGATTAAGATATAGTTTTTGTATAGAAAAAAACGCCTAACACCTGCTTCAACCTGACATTGCCTTTTGCGATGGAATCCGCGCAGTAAGCGGAGAACAGTGAGAATTGGTCGTACAGATACAGTTCGTTCTACTGCTCGCATACGGGTTAGGGATAGAAGCGGTGGGGTTGTCCAAAAACTGCAGTTTTTGGACAACCCCGGAGCGGATAGCCCGACCCGCCTGAGGCGGGGAACCCCCCTGAAAAAAATAACTTTATAAAACGCCGAATTTAATATAAAATATACTTGGTTTTTGTGATAAACAAAACTTGACGATAAGCCTACCACCGTATATACTACAACATATACGGTGGTGCTGATATGGTTTGTACAAAAGTGTTCACAAGCGGAAACAGTCAGGCGGTAAGAATCCCTAAAGAATTTCATATCGATTTTTCCGAATTATTCATCAAGAAAATCGGTTCATCAATAATTCTGACCCCGAAAGAAAGCAAGTGGGAAAATCTTAAAAGAAGTCTTTCCGAGTTTTCCGATGATTTTATGTCGGAAGGAAGAAATCAACCGGCAATGCAAAAAAGGGAATTTTAAAGTTTAATGTATTTGCTGGATACAAATATCTGTATTTTCCTCATAAAAAATAAAAATCCGTATTTGGAAAAAAAAATATTTAACTGTAAAAAAGAAGAATTGTTTCTTTCCGCTATCGCGATTGCGGAATTGGAGTACGGTGTTTCAAAAAGTCAATGTAGAGAAAAGAATCGCCGGGCGCTTTTGGATTTTTGTGCAGATTTTACTAACATAATAGATTTTACTACAGAAGACACAGAAACATACGGAATGATTAGAGCCTATCTTGAAAACAAAGGTATTCCGATCGGACCTTTTGATACACAGATTGCCGCCCAAGCGTTAACAAGAAATCTTACTGTAGTTACAAATAATATAAGAGAATTTTCCCGAATACCCGGACTGAAAGCCGAAGACTGGACAAAAGAATCATAGAGAACCTATGAAAAAAATCTTTTTCTTTCCAATGTTTATGGTAAACTTGAAGAAGCAAAGCAGGATATGAAAAACGGCAGATATTCTTCTGTTGAAGATGCGGTTGCTCATATATTGGTTTTTGTAATAAAGTGTTATTTGCCGGGCAGGAATATTCTTTCTGCAAAAATCAGAAAAGATTTGGAACTTGAAGATTGGGTAAAAGAGTGAAAACTTAACACTATAATTATAAAATCAGTATAAATTGACAAACGCTCCTTTTAAATATACACTATTAATACGAATGTATGAATAATGAATACTTAAAAGGAGGCTATAATGATCAATACGGCACTTGTTCAAGTCAGAGTTGATGAAGCTCTAAAAGATGAAGTTACTAATATCTATAATCATTACGGACTGGATTTACCGACAGCTATCAGGATTTTTATGAAAAAAACGGTTGCAGTTAATGGACTCCCTTTCGACCTGAGAGATGATTCAAACAAAAAAAATATCTGGCAATATTTCGGAAGCGGTAAAGATATCGAAATGAATATATCCGCTGAACCGGATTTTTCCGCTGATACAAAGCTGGAGGCAATGTGAAGTATTTTTTAGATTCAAACATTGTAATCTATTTTATAAAGGGAAAATTTCGTAAGATTGGAGAAAAACTGGAGGAACATGAAAAAGATATAGTAATTCCGTCTGTTGTTCTTGCTGAACTTGAATATGGAGCAAGGAATTCCAGTGATTATGAAAAGACAATTTCAGTTTACAAAGCATTTTTTGATTTATATCCGACAGCCGTTTTTGATAAAAAGTCATCGGTAGAATACGGAAAATTAAGAAAAATTTTATCGTCAAATGGCATCATAATCGGTCCGAATGATATGATGATTGCAGCGACAGTTCTGGCAAACGACGGAACCTTGATAACACATAATGTTGAAGAGTTTTCAAGAGTCGAAGGTCTATTAATTGAGGATTGGACGACAGAATGCGTGGTAAAATAATTCCACAAGGAGATGCGGTTGCTCGTATATTGATTTTTGTAATAAAGTGTTATTTGCCGAATGTAAGTTTTCAAAGTACTTGCAGACGAAGCGCATATTTTTTATACTTTGTGCAATGATTGTATTTCCCGATTACACGCGCTGCCCGGTCAATCTCGTTTCTTCGATTGCAAAGCATATGGGAGCCGAGGTTTTTCATCCGACGCTGCCGGAAGCCGATGCGCTTTTGACGCACAAAGCATACCGCAATATCGTATTATTTTTATTCGACGGCATGGGAATCGACGTAATGGAACATCATTTAAAGAGCGATTCTTTTTTGCGCACGCATCTTTTGTGTTCCCTGTCGTCGGTGTACCCGCCGACGACGACCGCCGCAACGACTTCGGTCGAAAGCGCTTTAACGCCCGCCGAACACGGATGGCTCGGCTGGACCGTGTATTTTCCGTCGGTCGATGCGAACGTAAACGTGTTTACGAACATGCTCAAAGACACGACGACAAAGGCGGCGCCCTACCACGTCGGCATGCAGGATATTCCGTACACAAAAATCTATGAACGAATCGATTCGGCGGACGAAGAAAGCGGCGTAAAAGCCTACAGCGTGTCGCGCTTCGGTACGAATAAGGTACGAACGGCCAAGGGCATGTTCGACGAAGTGTTCAGGCTTTGCTCGCAGGGCGGGAAAAAATATATTTATGCGTACCACGAAAAGCCCGACAACATCATGCATGTCGCGGGGACTTACGGCGGTTTGGCAAAACATTCCGTGCAGCATATAAACAGTTCCGTACAGCGCTTTTGCCGCCGCTTAAAACAAAACCCCGCTTCGCGCGATACCCTCGTGCTCGTAATTGCCGACCACGGTCACATTCCCGTCGTCAATGCCGATTTAACCTCGTACCCCGATTTGGAAGCGATGTTTGTACGCCGGCCGTCTTTGGAGCCGCGCGCGGTAAACTTTTTTATAAAGCCCGAATCGCTCAAAGCCTTTCCCGCCGCGTTCGCTTCGCATTTTAAAACGATTTTTCCGTCGAGCCTTTTCGGCAGCGAAACGCTCCCCGAAGCGGCGGGACAAAGTTTCGAAACGGGAGACGCCGACTTTGTGCTGTTTTCGCGCGCCGAAGTGCTGCGCATGAAACTGTTCGGGCCCGGCACGGGTCACCCGTCGCTGAAGCATTCCGTCGGCGATTATCTTGCCGCATCCTGTTCCGCGCTGACCTTAACCGACAGCCCGAAGTCGCATCATTTTAAAAGCCATCACGCGGGTCTTACCGTTCAGGAAATGCGCATCCCGCTGATTGCCGTTTTGTAAAAGCCGTTTATAGTATCCTTACAGTTTGTATTTTCCCGTCGTGATGGTATGGCCTTCGCTGTACAGTTCGAACCAGATGGAACGGTTATTTTGCGTGTTCAGCGCGCTGTAGAATTCGGCAAGATTCGTAACTTTTTTGTCGTTTACGGCCGTTATAATGTCGCCGCTTTGCAGCCGAAGAGAGGCGGCAGGCGATTTGGCCTGAATATTCGTTACGACGACGCCCTGTACCTTTTTATCTTCGAGCTTGAGCTCTTTGCGGATATCGTCGGTGAGCGGAACCGCAATAAAGCCGGGCCACAGCTTGCTGTTGTCTTCCGATACCTTTTCGTTGCGCGCTTCTATCTTAACCCGCAGCTTCATTGCCGAACCTCCGCGGATTAATTCAAAATCGGCGTTTTCGCCCGCACGCAAATCGCCGACTTCGCGCACCAGCTGATCGACGCTCGTTACGGCTTTGCCGTTTAAGGCGGTAATGTAATCGCCGGCCTGCATGCCGGCTTTAGCGGCCGGGGAACCTAAAAAGATTTGCGATACAAAGGCGCCTTTTTTACCGCCGATTTTCAGTTCGGTTTCGTAATCCTTTTGGATCGATACGAGCGATACGCCCATCCATCCGTAACTTACCTTTCCGTTCGAAATAAAATCGTCTATGGCTTTTTTAATATTGTTGATCGGAATCGAAAAGCCCAGTCCCTGCGAACCGCCCGATTGGGAGGCGATCCACGTATTGATGCCGATAACTTCGCCGTAGATATTGACCAAGGGGCCGCCGGAGTTTCCCTGATTTATGGCCGCATCGGTTTGTATAAAATCGTTGATATTTTTTATGCCGCTGCCGGATCTGCCCGTTGCGCTGACGATTCCCTGCGTAACGGATGCAAAATAGCCCAAGGGCGTTCCCATAGCCATAACGATATCGCCGGTATGTACTTTGTCCGAATCGCCCAATTTTGCAACCGGAATGTCGCCGCTCTTTGCTTCGAACGACACCAGGGCAATGTCTTTGCGTTCGTCGGAACCGACCAGTTTTCCTTTAAACTCGCGCCCGTCGTACAGTTTTACCGAAATATCGGTCGCCGAGCCTGCGACGTGGTGGTTGGTCAATACATAATACAGATTGCCCGTCTTTCGCACGATGACGCCGGAGCCCAAACCTTGCTGCGAATATTCTTTCGGGCTGTCGTTTTGCCGCGGCGTTCCGAAAAAGAAAAAGGGCAGGGAATCGAAGGGGTTCGACTCGACGGTTTTTGTTTCGACGACGTCCAATTCGACGACGGCCGGAAGCACCTTGTCCGAAACCGAACGGAACGCGCCTTGCAGCGCTTCGGCTGCGGCAAGCGAATCGGCAGGGATTTGCACTGCCGGACTGGTGTCGGCGAAAACGGTTTTTGCTCCCGTTTTTTGTCCGCGCGAAAAAGACACGAATACCAAAAGCAGCGCCGTGCATAAGGCGGTGGCCGCCAAAACGACGACGCCTCTCTTTGTTTTTACATTCATAAAAGCCTCCAAAAGCGGTTTAATTTCATTCAATCGGGCACCGGTTATCGTGATAGCCGATCGGTGCCGTTTTAAATATAATACATTT is a window encoding:
- a CDS encoding DegQ family serine endoprotease, which translates into the protein MNVKTKRGVVVLAATALCTALLLVFVSFSRGQKTGAKTVFADTSPAVQIPADSLAAAEALQGAFRSVSDKVLPAVVELDVVETKTVESNPFDSLPFFFFGTPRQNDSPKEYSQQGLGSGVIVRKTGNLYYVLTNHHVAGSATDISVKLYDGREFKGKLVGSDERKDIALVSFEAKSGDIPVAKLGDSDKVHTGDIVMAMGTPLGYFASVTQGIVSATGRSGSGIKNINDFIQTDAAINQGNSGGPLVNIYGEVIGINTWIASQSGGSQGLGFSIPINNIKKAIDDFISNGKVSYGWMGVSLVSIQKDYETELKIGGKKGAFVSQIFLGSPAAKAGMQAGDYITALNGKAVTSVDQLVREVGDLRAGENADFELIRGGSAMKLRVKIEARNEKVSEDNSKLWPGFIAVPLTDDIRKELKLEDKKVQGVVVTNIQAKSPAASLRLQSGDIITAVNDKKVTNLAEFYSALNTQNNRSIWFELYSEGHTITTGKYKL
- a CDS encoding PIN domain-containing protein, which translates into the protein MKYFLDSNIVIYFIKGKFRKIGEKLEEHEKDIVIPSVVLAELEYGARNSSDYEKTISVYKAFFDLYPTAVFDKKSSVEYGKLRKILSSNGIIIGPNDMMIAATVLANDGTLITHNVEEFSRVEGLLIEDWTTECVVK
- a CDS encoding type II toxin-antitoxin system RelB/DinJ family antitoxin, which produces MINTALVQVRVDEALKDEVTNIYNHYGLDLPTAIRIFMKKTVAVNGLPFDLRDDSNKKNIWQYFGSGKDIEMNISAEPDFSADTKLEAM
- a CDS encoding alkaline phosphatase family protein, with the protein product MIVFPDYTRCPVNLVSSIAKHMGAEVFHPTLPEADALLTHKAYRNIVLFLFDGMGIDVMEHHLKSDSFLRTHLLCSLSSVYPPTTTAATTSVESALTPAEHGWLGWTVYFPSVDANVNVFTNMLKDTTTKAAPYHVGMQDIPYTKIYERIDSADEESGVKAYSVSRFGTNKVRTAKGMFDEVFRLCSQGGKKYIYAYHEKPDNIMHVAGTYGGLAKHSVQHINSSVQRFCRRLKQNPASRDTLVLVIADHGHIPVVNADLTSYPDLEAMFVRRPSLEPRAVNFFIKPESLKAFPAAFASHFKTIFPSSLFGSETLPEAAGQSFETGDADFVLFSRAEVLRMKLFGPGTGHPSLKHSVGDYLAASCSALTLTDSPKSHHFKSHHAGLTVQEMRIPLIAVL
- the vapC gene encoding type II toxin-antitoxin system tRNA(fMet)-specific endonuclease VapC is translated as MYLLDTNICIFLIKNKNPYLEKKIFNCKKEELFLSAIAIAELEYGVSKSQCREKNRRALLDFCADFTNIIDFTTEDTETYGMIRAYLENKGIPIGPFDTQIAAQALTRNLTVVTNNIREFSRIPGLKAEDWTKES
- a CDS encoding type II toxin-antitoxin system VapC family toxin, which produces MIYLCDTCVLIDYLRGKTEVQQKLEQDKGLGLGMSSITYMELMVGALNKREVGIIKKAFSDFEIVEISEFISVKAGTLIEKYAKSHGLLIPDALIGATALELGLPLYTTNIKDFQFIPDLALV
- the vapB gene encoding type II toxin-antitoxin system antitoxin VapB, which produces MVCTKVFTSGNSQAVRIPKEFHIDFSELFIKKIGSSIILTPKESKWENLKRSLSEFSDDFMSEGRNQPAMQKREF